A part of Actinomycetota bacterium genomic DNA contains:
- a CDS encoding protein-tyrosine-phosphatase, which yields MTSILVVCTGNICRSPIAEGLLRDALVARFGAEAPTVASAGTWGVEGSAATAEAVTAASERGTDIAGHRARRLASVAITDADLVIAMAGEHRVALTDEHAAGDRAFTLKELVRLLESLPPVPPDAGPDALVGRVSLAAEARRAGFTGNPFDEDVADPLGLPLQSYRAIAWELDEWIGRLVDGLYGAATVPAASEG from the coding sequence ATGACCTCGATCCTGGTCGTCTGTACGGGCAACATCTGCCGTTCCCCCATCGCGGAGGGACTGTTGCGTGATGCCCTGGTCGCGCGGTTCGGCGCCGAGGCGCCGACCGTGGCATCGGCCGGCACGTGGGGGGTCGAGGGGTCGGCGGCCACCGCCGAGGCCGTGACCGCGGCGTCAGAGCGGGGCACCGACATCGCCGGACACCGGGCCCGCCGTCTCGCATCGGTTGCGATCACCGACGCCGATCTCGTGATCGCGATGGCGGGCGAGCATCGCGTCGCGCTCACCGACGAGCATGCCGCGGGGGACCGCGCGTTCACGCTCAAGGAGCTCGTCCGCTTGCTCGAGTCGCTGCCTCCGGTGCCCCCGGACGCGGGTCCAGACGCCCTGGTCGGTCGCGTCTCCCTGGCGGCCGAGGCCAGGCGGGCGGGGTTCACGGGGAACCCGTTCGACGAGGACGTGGCCGACCCCTTGGGACTCCCGCTTCAGAGCTACCGGGCGATCGCGTGGGAGCTCGACGAGTGGATCGGGAGGCTGGTCGACGGCCTCTACGGCGCGGCGACGGTGCCGGCGGCCAGCGAGGGCTGA